The Trichomycterus rosablanca isolate fTriRos1 unplaced genomic scaffold, fTriRos1.hap1 scaffold_358, whole genome shotgun sequence sequence GTCCACGGTGTCTCCACACCACTTCAGCTGACCCACCTCAACGGTCCCCGTGTTCCTAGCGAAACAGGTATAGTTCCCTCTGTAGGGCATGTATGCTGGGGGTACCACCTTCTGCTTCACTTCTGGGAACAGGTagtgcacagtggtgcagttccCACAGCCTGGAGAGCCACTGAACAAGGAGACCACACATTTTAGACCTTCTAGATCATTATATCGATTTAGAGGAAAAGGTACAGTACCCAGGTGTGGCCTTGCTGAGGAGCAAGCATAACAGTTGGATTTGTTGGCAGCGCGCGCAGTATACATGATCCAATTTAACCACTGATTTTCATCCTCGAATCCAGTTTCTAATGCAAACGTGTCCTTTATAGTAGTTATATTTATGGTCTTTATCAATACTGGCGTTTCCGTGGGAGGCCCAGTCACAACAATACTGTTGTCTGGAATGACAGTGGTTAGCTTAGGTGTTGGCTTCGGGATCACTGTCAGTTTAAACAACCCCAGGTTATCCGAACCCGACTGATAGGAGCCTAGCATTAAATACCTGCTGTCCCCTTTCTTTGGATTTTTCAGGGTCAGCGTTAAAGGGTTACATGCACCCTTACTGCAGGGATGCGGGGTGCTGCCTTTTATTAAGGACAACCTAGAGCTAAGTTCTTTTCCGCCTGTTCGATCCCCTGACTTTTCCTGCATATCTACCCAACCTTTGTATCCCCAATCTTTACCTGTGTTTGTCAACACTGCAGACCAACTACTGCACGACAATACATTTACTTCCACATTCCCTTTCTTCCTCAAACACTTAGTGTTACATATGTACTTTTCTGGCCATCCTAACTGATTCTCAACATAACCTGAACAATCCGAGATCGCACACAAATCAAACTGAGCAACACAATCAACACCCTCGGTACATGTAATGGTTGGGAGACCTTTGTTCACACTGCGATAGGTTCTATGAGTAGTCTGGTTTCTGTGGGACTCTGCTGTGGCTATGAAGATGATAGACAGAACAACAACAATTATTATGGAGAGTACACATATTGTTATTTTCATAGATGCACATCCCAGTCTCTTAAAAGCTTGGACGGTCACATCAGAAGGAGGGTTaaaaggcattttttttttttttaaagaagttgTACCTTCGGCAGGTTTGAAGTGTATATTACTGGGTAGGTATCAGTCTTCTACCCTCTAATGGACAGTGGGAATACACTTATATGGTTTATGAATCAGATTCTACAGTTTTAATCCCACTGTCTGCCAAATCTTTTCTAACTTCCTGCAATGAGCGGGAAGGTGCTGTAGCGGGTACACAATGTGTTAGGTGGTGCCAAACTGCCCCTTTTTTACCTTTCACTTTGACGGTGTGGGTTGTTACCTCAGTGACTTCCCACGGACCCGACCACCTGGGCTCAGACCACTTTCTCTTGTGGACTTTCACCCGTACCCAGTCGCCAGGCTTGACAGTTTTAAACTCCAGCCACTCGCTGTCATCTGCTGGTGGTTTCGGAGGGGGCTCACTCCGCTGGACCTGTGTAGACAAAACTCGAGTAAGATTAGTTAGAGCCCGCATGTACTCATCTTCCTCTGTTTGCCAAAGGTCCAAAACTGGACCTGTAACATTATCCCTAGAGGGCCCTGGCATCCGTCTCCCCGTTAACAACTCATGTGGAGACAAATGCGTTTTTTCCCGTTCGACTGATCTCATGGACATAAGGGCAAGCGGTAGTGCATCTACCCATGTAAGTTTTCCCCCATGACAGATCTTTGCGATCTTGCTTTTCAATGTCTGGTTTGCCCTTTCTACTAGTCCCTGGGAGCTGGGGTGATAGACAGCTCCAAATTTGTGCACTATTCCCAAGTGTTCCTCCACTTCCCTCAAGTGCTTGCTTGTGAAATGTGTGCCATTATCAGACCTGATCAGTTTAGGTACTCCATAGCGTGGAATGAGCTCATTCTTGAGCCATTTCACCACTGTTTTAGCATCCTCTCGTCTAGAGGGTATTGCTTCCACCCATCTGGTGTATCTGTCAACCATTACCAGAATGTACCTAAATCCCCTTACCACATTATCAGGTCCCATGTCTGTAAAATCAATGCAAATCTCCTTGAAAGGTGCATCTGGAACTGGAAAATGTCCCATGGGTCTCTTAAGGGGACGCTTGATGTTAAACTCTGAACAAGTAGGGCATTCTTCCACATAATTTTCCACCATTGCCATCAGATATGGGTGCCACCAGTGTAATGCCACTTCTTTCATGGTTCGTCTGGCTCCCACATGGGTGGGTCCATGAGCTTGTCTAATTAGCAGGGTGCATAGCTCTGCTGGAGCCACAAGCCTCCCATCTACTGATCTCCAGATTCCATCCCTCTCTACTGCTCCCCTTGCTAACCACTGATTTTTCTCATAGGCACCACTTTTCTGTTGCATCTCACGCACATTGTCAAGTGATAAGTCAGGTATTCTTACGTCAGCCTTtacagtcatttgtacagtgtaaccTCCTGCCTTTTTAGCTGCAGCATCTGCTGCATTGTTTCCCAGTCCCTCCAAGTCACTTGTCTTGGAGTGCCCTTTGCACTTAATTACAGCTACTAGTTTGGGCAACAAAGTAGCACTTAATAAGGCTTTTAGGGCTTCTGCATGTTTCACAGGAGTGTTTTGAGAGGTCACAAATCCTCTCCTCATCCACTGCGGTCCATCCACATGGACTGCGCAGTGGGCATAAGCAGAGTCTGTGTAAACATTTAGGACCTTGTCCTTTCCTAATTCTAAAGCTTTTGTAAGTGCTACTATTTCGGCAAGTTGGGCTGACGCTGGCTGGGGTATGATTTCTGCTACTCTAGTGACAAAGCCTTTCCCCTGTTGTTCAATTACAGCAAATGAGGCCACATTTCCCTCTTCTCCTCTATAACAACAACCATCACAAAAAAATACCACTTCAGGATTTTCTAAAGGGTCACTACCGAGGTCTTCCCTGAGTCTCAGGTCCCTCTGGGCCACAAACTCACAGTCATGTGGTTCCAAATCAGTGTGCGGTAATTGTTTTGCCATATTCACcgtatctttgtgtgtgaatgtgatgtGTGGTTGTGTCAGCGTATCGCTGATCCTCATCTTCCTAGTGGGTGAAAGAGTGAATGCTGTAGAAGTAAGAAAGGCAACAACACCATGGTTCGTGTTGATCACTAGAGGGTGACACATGACTAAATGAGCAGTTTTGTTAACAGCCTTGGCTAGAGCTGCAATTTGTCTAGTGCAATGTGTTTGGCCCTGTTCCATTACATCTAGTTTTGAGCTATAGTACATGAGAATCTGTCTATTACTTTCCCTCCCCCCTTTCTGAAAGAGAACGGCATTTACAATACCGTTCCTTTCAGAAACATCTAGGAAAAAGGGTTTTTCATAATCTGGGGCCTGTAAATGTTCAGCATGCGCCAAGGCTTGCTTTAAGTCAATGAAAGCTTTTTCGGCGTCAATGGTCCAGATTAGTTTTGCTTTAAGGTTCCTGTGTCCCACCATAGCCAAACAATCCCTAAGAGGTTGCGTCAAACCCACATAATCAAAAATGAAATTACGGCTGTAGCCCGTTAACCCCAGGAACGCTAGTAGATCCTGAACTGTACTGGGTTTACCATGTTGCAGGATGGATTGACGTTGTGTAGCAGTCAAAGTGTGACCAATGGCCGAAATTTGGCGTCCCAAAAAAGTCACCACTGGTCTAGCAACTTGCAATTTGTCCTGTTTCACCTTGTATCCAAGGTTAGCCAGCAACGTGAGCAAGGAGACAGTGGCTGCTAGACAGGTGTCTGCATCAGGGGCTGCTATCAGTAGGTCATCAACATACTGGACTAACACCGTATTGTCAGGTAAGGTTAGGCTGGACAAATCAGCTTTAAGGGCTCTATTGAACAGACCTGGGCTGTCCTTGTAACCTTGTGGCAATCTGTTATATGTATACTTCTGTCCCTCATATGTGAAAGAAAAAATTTGTTGACAGTAGCTGGCCAGTGGGAGGCAGAAAAATGCATTTGCCAAATCGATAACAGTGAAATAACAATGGTCAGGGGTCAGATTTTGCAAAGCTAAGTATGGGTCTGGGACAGGGATATTTTCAGTAACAGTAGCTTTATTAATTTCCCTTAAGTCGTGCACCATACGCCATCCCTTTCCCTCTCCTTTGGAGACAGGTAGGATCGGGGTGTTCCAGTCAGAATTGGATTTTCTGAGAACACCAGCTGTCAGTAGTCCAGCTATGGTGTCTTTTATACCTAGAGATTGTTCTGGTTTCAAAGGATACTGAGGTTTCCATACTGGGAACACACCAGGCTTCAAACCGACCATAATGGAGTGGTGTGTCACCAGACCTACATCAAATGGGTCAATGGTCCAAATGTGAGCTGGAACTTTAATTAGGTAGTTTTCAGTCAGTTCGTGGTTAGTGTGTTCTCTACCATGGTGTCTGGACAGCAATTGTTCCTCCAACACCGCTTTGTCAATGGATTGATTGTCAATTTTCCAGTAAAAGCCGTCTAATGACCTACTTAGACAGGGAATTTCAGTGGGAACATATGTATTGGTCATGGCTTCCTTGACCATTGGGCCCAAAGACCTAGCCTCATATCCTTTTCCTATGGCTAGTGTGACGTGGGGAACAGTTGGGTGGCCAGTAGCTTCCACAAACCAGGCTAGCTGATCTGGGCTAAGCGAGACAGATGCGGCCACTCCAGCCGCACCAACATATAGGTCAGTTATTTCCAATAGTTCAACATGACCCTCCTTTTCCTCCTCCCATGCTTGTTGGTACTGTTCATCAGGTGTGCGCAAATAATTATAGGTACAATGTAATGGATCAATGGGAGGGGAGTAGGCCCCAATGGACAGGATCCAAGGCTTCCAGGACTGATAAGTACGCAAAAGACGTGGTGTGTCTGGCCCGTCGATCAACAGTCTAGACCAATAGACAGTAGCATTAAGTGTCGGGTTGTCTGGTGTCGGGGCATTGGACATGAACAAAATCTGAGCAGTATTTGGCGGACGATGTCCTGCTAAGCATAATTTCAGGCCTTGATCTGTACAGTAAATAGTAGCACCTAATTTAGTCAACAAATCACGGCCCAACAAATTGACAGGGCATTTTGGAGCAAATAGGAAAGAGTGAGTTAGGGTCTGATTTCCAACAGCAGTAACCAATGGCTTTgtgtatttttgagtttcaatTTTCCCTGAATATCCAATTGTGTTAAGGGTCCTGTCTGTCATTGGTGGCTGCCAGCCCCCTGCACCCATCAAACAGGATGCAGTGGCACCAGTGTCCACCAACAACTGAACAAGGCGACCCTCCACATGGCAGGTGACCAATGGTTCTTTTTCAAAAGCTTTCACACCTGCTGTTGGATACCCTGGGCCCCATCAGTATGAGTCACTATAGACCCCATCCTGTCCTAGCAGGACTGGGGCCTGGTATGCTACGCCAGGTGCTAAACCAGAATTTGGGACATGACCAGGAGCAATAGGCTGTGTTACGGCATATCTTGGGGCACCCTGCAACTGAGCAGGAGGAAACCCCGCAGCTTGCTGACGTCCCATAGGTGGCTGAGGAACTGCCATCATTCCAGGTTGTGGTGGGATATGTTGGTTTGGGCAACTTCTGGAGATATGTCCTGGTTGACCGCAGGCATAACAATAATTCTCCCTTCTTAGCTGTCTGCCATTGAATCTCCCTCGCCCACGGTTGGGTTGGGCCCTATACCCATAGTTTTGATCACTTGGGTAAGTGGGCTGGTACGCACCTGTCAGATATGCTGTTGGATAAGCTGCTGCAGGCGGAGGTAGGGGCTGTACTGGAACGATTGCCTGTAGCTGTGTTTGAGGGGCATACTGATGAAGTGAATTTTGGGATTCCAGGGCCACCAACTGTTTTTTATCTCGTTTATCCTGGGTGGCAAGTTTATCTTTTTCAGCGACTTCAAGTTTAAGCAGACGTCTTGCGAGGACGTCCAGCTCATCCTTCTGTTGCTGTTGGGCTTCCCTATAGCGACGCACATAATGGGCCAGAGTAGCTGTCCATTTTCCATCCTCCATGTCAGCCAAATCAATGACATCCTCTAATTTGGACTGTAATTCTTTAGGTAACCCCCTTAATACTTGTGCCCTGTATAACAACATGGTAGCGTCAGTCCTGTCATGTCTTTCACCTGTGTTCTCTAACCACTGCTCTGCACTCCTTTTCAGGTACACATGTATGTCTTCAGAGTCCTCTAGTTTCAGGGATGATAAATTTGTCAGATTTCGAGTGGTTGGAAACAAGGAACGTATGGAATCCCACAGGGAGTTCCTAATGCCATTAAGGGACTGGTCAGATGTCAGTTTATTGGTATCGGACAAATGTTCAACTTGAGCCAGCTTATGTTTTCCTTCAATACGTACCAAAAGAGCTCTGATGTCACCCAAGCACAGAGCATCGCCAGCTGTAAACTTTTCAAGTTGTGTAATCCAATTTTGCCCACCCTTATGTAATGGGGGCAATTTGTTCACTAGCCCCTCCATATCCCTGTGACTCCAGGGGACATATTCGACCCCGGAGTGAGTGGTAACCAGCGGGAACTGCCCAATTTTTGACTGAGCCTTAGACCGAGTGTTCGCAGCTGGAGGGTCAAATTCCAGCTCAATCAGTGGTCCAGTGGCACGGTCAGAATTAGAAACTGGTCCTTTAACTACAAGGTCCATTCCTGTTATTGTTACACTTTGAGAGTGCTCATGAATACCGGGATGGGAGGCCAGAGCTTCTGGTCTGTTAGATACTTTACTACAACCACTTAGCACACTACTTTCGTCATCAGTGTCACTGGCGCAACTTTTAAGCTGTTCTCTATCCTTATTTTGGTGTTCGGGCACACCTGTAAGGCTGTGACGCATGTCTTGGGGAAAAGGCCTAGTGCCATGGATGGCAGATATTGGGGTAGATTTTGCATTTGGTGATTGGTAATTGCATTCAGGGTAGCCTGGTCTCCCGGACCTGTCT is a genomic window containing:
- the LOC134307868 gene encoding uncharacterized protein LOC134307868 yields the protein MSQVLLRQDKGESSNIILKFADDTTVLGLITKGDESAYREEVRELAEWCSHSNLHLNISKTKEMIVDYRKRQEDEHAPLYIRGAAVERVRLRKFGLPPKILKNFYKCTIESLLTGCISVWYGNCSLHDRKALQRVVRAAEIIIGHKLPALQDIYRTSCLKKALKITSDHTHPAHGLFTKLPSGRREAQQQQKDELDVLARRLLKLEVAEKDKLATQDKRDKKQLVALESQNSLHQYAPQTQLQAIVPVQPLPPPAAAYPTAYLTVWKPQYPLKPEQSLGIKDTIAGLLTAGVLRKSNSDWNTPILPVSKGEGKGWRMVHDLREINKATVTENIPVPDPYLALQNLTPDHCYFTVIDLANAFFCLPLASYCQQIFSFTYEGQKYTYNRLPQGYKDSPGLFNRALKADLSSLTLPDNTVLVQYVDDLLIAAPDADTCLAATVSLLTLLANLGYKVKQDKLQVARPVVTFLGRQISAIGHTLTATQRQSILQHGKPSTVQDLLAFLGLTGYSRNFIFDYVGLTQPLRDCLAMVGHRNLKAKLIWTIDAEKAFIDLKQALAHAEHLQAPDYEKPFFLDVSERNGIVNAVLFQKGGRESNRQILMYYSSKLDVMEQGQTHCTRQIAALAKAVNKTAHLVMCHPLVINTNHGVVAFLTSTAFTLSPTRKMRISDTLTQPHITFTHKDTVNMAKQLPHTDLEPHDCEFVAQRDLRLREDLGSDPLENPEVVFFCDGCCYRGEEGNVASFAVIEQQGKGFVTRVAEIIPQPASAQLAEIVALTKALELGKDKVLNVYTDSAYAHCAVHVDGPQWMRRGFVTSQNTPVKHAEALKALLSATLLPKLVAVIKCKGHSKTSDLEGLGNNAADAAAKKAGGYTVQMTVKADVQRSEPPPKPPADDSEWLEFKTVKPGDWVRVKVHKRKWSEPRWSGPWEVTEVTTHTVKVKGCGNCTTVHYLFPEVKQKVVPPAYMPYRGNYTCFARNTGTVEVGQLKWCGDTVDAENTSDG